The following coding sequences lie in one Niabella agricola genomic window:
- a CDS encoding bleomycin resistance protein yields the protein MMLTAIHPKLPMRNKALTKAFYTGQLGFQQIGNDYEGYLMVGKEAIQIHFFEFKELDPAENYGQVYIRTNNIDALYQSLLDGAVAIHPAGQLQVKPWGQKEFALLDPDNNLLTFGQSV from the coding sequence ATGATGCTTACAGCCATTCATCCCAAATTACCCATGCGGAATAAAGCCCTTACCAAGGCGTTTTATACCGGCCAGCTGGGCTTTCAGCAAATCGGGAACGATTATGAAGGCTACCTGATGGTGGGCAAGGAGGCTATCCAGATTCATTTTTTTGAGTTTAAGGAACTGGATCCCGCCGAAAACTACGGGCAGGTATATATTCGTACCAATAATATCGACGCGTTGTACCAATCCCTGCTGGACGGCGCCGTAGCCATACACCCCGCGGGGCAGTTGCAGGTAAAGCCCTGGGGTCAAAAAGAATTTGCGTTGCTGGATCCGGATAATAATTTGCTTACGTTCGGGCAGTCTGTTTAA
- a CDS encoding HAD-IB family phosphatase, with translation MKQKKYYIIDFDSTFTQVEALDELVRISLKDNPSREAVYKKIEDFTNQAMNGTMSFSDSLAARVQLLEANKSHLKKLVVHLKKRVSKSFSRNAAFFKKHAEDVLIVSGGFKEFITPVVKKFHIKKENIYANTFVFDAAGKIIGYDDQNPLSKEGGKVILIRELNLQGELYGIGDGYSDFQLRESGLIKKFFAYTENISRKSVTAKADHVTPSFDEFLYLNKLPGSISYPKNRIHCLVLGAVPEKDLQPLVQEGFTLVYEQDADDKALQQASMLLITPDVVLDAKKLKKAPRLKAIGVSGKMKTGVPLELCTEMGIVVFGNAKTNGQPAQRMIDFMNKGAISDSCNFPKLQLPAVNNTHRIIHIHKNVPGVMAQVNLLLARHQINISAQFLMTNAIAGYTIIDIDKNYDKQLLKELKKIEHTIKTRVLY, from the coding sequence ATGAAACAAAAAAAATACTACATCATCGATTTCGACAGCACGTTTACACAGGTGGAAGCCCTGGATGAACTGGTGCGCATCTCTTTAAAAGACAATCCCAGCCGGGAGGCTGTTTATAAAAAGATTGAAGATTTTACCAACCAGGCCATGAACGGTACCATGTCTTTTTCAGACAGCCTGGCCGCCCGCGTACAACTGCTGGAGGCCAACAAATCGCACCTGAAAAAACTGGTGGTGCACCTGAAAAAGAGAGTATCCAAATCCTTTTCGCGCAACGCGGCCTTCTTTAAAAAACATGCGGAAGATGTACTGATCGTTTCCGGCGGATTTAAGGAATTTATAACCCCCGTGGTGAAGAAATTCCATATCAAAAAGGAAAATATTTACGCCAACACGTTTGTATTTGATGCCGCGGGAAAGATCATCGGGTATGATGACCAGAACCCGCTGAGCAAAGAGGGAGGAAAAGTGATCCTGATCCGCGAACTGAACCTGCAGGGCGAGCTATATGGCATTGGCGATGGCTATTCCGATTTCCAGTTACGGGAAAGCGGGCTCATTAAAAAATTCTTTGCCTATACTGAAAATATTTCCCGCAAAAGCGTAACGGCCAAGGCCGACCATGTAACACCCAGCTTTGATGAATTTTTATACCTCAACAAATTGCCGGGCTCCATCTCCTACCCCAAAAACCGGATCCATTGCCTGGTACTGGGCGCAGTACCGGAAAAGGACCTGCAGCCCCTGGTACAGGAAGGCTTTACCCTGGTGTATGAGCAGGATGCGGATGATAAAGCGCTGCAACAGGCCAGCATGCTGCTGATAACCCCGGATGTGGTATTGGACGCAAAAAAATTAAAAAAAGCCCCCCGCTTAAAAGCGATCGGCGTTAGCGGGAAGATGAAAACCGGCGTTCCGCTGGAGCTTTGCACCGAAATGGGCATCGTGGTATTTGGCAATGCGAAAACCAACGGGCAACCGGCGCAACGCATGATCGACTTTATGAACAAGGGCGCCATCAGCGATAGCTGCAATTTTCCCAAACTGCAGCTGCCGGCCGTGAACAATACCCACCGCATCATCCATATTCATAAGAACGTACCGGGGGTTATGGCCCAGGTGAACCTGCTGCTGGCGCGGCACCAGATCAATATCAGCGCGCAGTTCCTGATGACCAATGCTATTGCGGGTTATACAATTATTGACATTGATAAGAACTACGATAAACAATTACTGAAAGAATTAAAAAAAATAGAGCACACCATTAAAACCAGGGTGCTCTATTAA
- a CDS encoding DoxX family protein produces the protein MKKRDQIIYWIATVWLALGMLSTGMVQLIQTKEETALMAHLGYPAYLLTLLGIWKILGVAAVLMPRFPLLKEWAYAGFFFAMTGAIVSHLVLGDGGKDLFGPSLLLVLTMVSWYFRPASRKVNKPS, from the coding sequence ATGAAAAAAAGAGATCAAATCATTTACTGGATTGCCACAGTCTGGCTGGCCCTGGGCATGCTGTCTACCGGCATGGTACAGCTGATCCAAACAAAGGAAGAAACCGCCCTGATGGCGCACCTGGGCTACCCGGCATACCTGCTTACGCTGCTGGGCATCTGGAAAATACTGGGCGTAGCGGCCGTGCTCATGCCCCGCTTTCCGTTACTGAAAGAATGGGCCTATGCCGGTTTTTTCTTTGCCATGACCGGGGCTATTGTTTCGCACCTGGTGCTGGGCGACGGCGGTAAAGATCTTTTTGGCCCATCCTTACTGCTGGTACTTACCATGGTGTCCTGGTATTTCCGGCCGGCAAGCCGCAAAGTCAATAAGCCTTCCTAA
- the folE gene encoding GTP cyclohydrolase I FolE, which yields MEAVIIPEAETFFANTPMRPGAFEQSDTEKISAVEYHFSQILQTLGLDLNDNSLSGTPARVAKMFVKERFSGLNPANKPRISLFENKYGYHRMLIEKDISLYSCCEHHFVPIIGKVHVAYIPGDRVIGLSKINRLVQYYAKRPQVQERLTIQIADGLKAALCHHDVAVVIEADHLCVAARGIRDVQSNTGTSSYSGKFQNENTRAEFLAFIRNK from the coding sequence ATGGAAGCAGTTATAATCCCGGAGGCGGAAACGTTTTTTGCAAACACCCCAATGCGCCCGGGTGCCTTTGAACAAAGCGATACCGAAAAGATCAGTGCGGTCGAATATCATTTTTCGCAGATCCTGCAAACCCTTGGACTCGATTTAAATGACAACAGTCTGAGTGGAACACCGGCGCGGGTGGCAAAGATGTTTGTGAAGGAACGCTTCAGCGGTCTGAACCCCGCCAACAAACCCCGTATCAGCCTTTTTGAAAACAAATACGGCTATCACCGGATGCTCATCGAAAAGGATATTTCCCTGTATTCCTGTTGTGAGCATCATTTTGTACCCATCATTGGTAAAGTGCATGTGGCCTATATTCCCGGTGACCGGGTCATCGGGCTTTCCAAGATCAACCGCCTGGTGCAGTACTATGCCAAACGGCCCCAGGTGCAGGAGCGGCTCACCATCCAGATCGCCGATGGATTGAAAGCGGCGCTGTGTCATCATGATGTGGCCGTGGTTATAGAGGCCGATCATTTATGTGTGGCGGCCCGGGGCATTAGGGATGTGCAGAGCAATACGGGTACTTCAAGCTATTCCGGGAAGTTCCAGAATGAAAACACCCGGGCGGAATTCCTCGCATTCATCCGCAATAAATAA
- a CDS encoding YdeI/OmpD-associated family protein, with product MNPKTDFYFNKGKWQEETKLLRTIVLDCGLAEELKWGCPCYVFEGRNIVLIHVFKEYCALLLFKGALLQDPAGILIQQTENVQSARQIRFTGVKEIKDQAAVIKSYIYEAIEVERTGLKVPLKKTKDYAMPEEFQQKLDQLPALKKAFAALTPGRQRAYLFYFSQAKQSKTRAARVEKYIPNILEGKGPED from the coding sequence ATGAACCCTAAAACCGATTTCTATTTTAATAAAGGAAAATGGCAGGAGGAAACAAAGCTCCTGCGGACGATTGTGCTCGATTGCGGTCTTGCCGAAGAGCTCAAATGGGGCTGTCCCTGCTATGTTTTTGAAGGACGCAATATCGTGCTCATCCATGTGTTTAAGGAATATTGTGCCCTGCTGCTTTTTAAAGGTGCCCTGCTGCAGGACCCTGCGGGCATCCTGATCCAGCAAACAGAGAATGTACAGTCGGCCCGCCAGATCCGTTTTACGGGCGTAAAGGAAATTAAGGACCAGGCAGCGGTCATTAAATCCTATATTTATGAAGCCATCGAAGTAGAGCGGACGGGTTTAAAAGTACCGCTGAAAAAAACAAAGGATTACGCCATGCCGGAAGAGTTTCAGCAAAAGCTGGATCAGTTGCCCGCACTGAAGAAGGCCTTTGCAGCGCTCACACCCGGCCGGCAACGGGCATACCTGTTTTATTTTTCGCAGGCCAAGCAATCCAAAACCCGGGCCGCCAGGGTGGAAAAATATATACCAAATATCCTGGAAGGAAAGGGGCCGGAAGATTAG
- a CDS encoding pentapeptide repeat-containing protein — protein sequence MKECNLLATNLIVADLRETDLSNANLKKCLALSTLFENANLQNATFEGANIGRANFKNANLQGANLNCIGVEQAIFENATFDGDTIWPDNFSIEACGAEKV from the coding sequence ATGAAAGAGTGCAATCTATTAGCTACAAACCTAATTGTTGCAGACTTGAGAGAGACTGATTTGTCAAATGCAAATTTGAAAAAGTGCTTAGCTCTTTCTACGCTGTTTGAAAATGCAAATCTTCAAAACGCGACTTTTGAGGGAGCAAATATTGGAAGGGCAAATTTTAAGAATGCAAACCTTCAAGGAGCCAATCTAAATTGTATTGGAGTAGAACAGGCAATTTTTGAAAACGCGACGTTTGATGGTGATACCATTTGGCCGGATAACTTTAGCATAGAAGCTTGTGGTGCGGAAAAGGTTTAG
- a CDS encoding DUF4256 domain-containing protein, which translates to MKSSKKQLPASQAATLLGILKARFEKHKGRHKGLEWSAVQAKLEARPEALWSLEEMERTGGEPDVVGYDKKTGQYLFADCASESPKGRRSLCFDGDALASRKEHKPADSAMEMAKAMSIELLTEEQYRALQELGAFDLKTSSWIQTPSAIRKLGGALFCDRRYDHVFTYHNGAESYYAARGFRGMLRV; encoded by the coding sequence ATGAAATCTTCAAAAAAACAATTACCCGCATCACAGGCGGCCACATTACTCGGCATCCTGAAAGCCCGCTTTGAAAAGCATAAAGGCCGGCATAAGGGCTTGGAATGGTCCGCCGTACAGGCAAAGCTGGAGGCCCGGCCGGAAGCGCTCTGGTCGCTGGAGGAAATGGAACGCACCGGTGGCGAACCGGATGTGGTAGGGTATGATAAAAAAACGGGGCAGTACCTGTTTGCAGACTGTGCGTCCGAAAGTCCCAAAGGCCGGCGGAGCCTTTGTTTTGACGGAGATGCGCTGGCATCCCGGAAGGAGCACAAGCCGGCAGACAGCGCTATGGAAATGGCAAAGGCCATGAGCATTGAACTGCTTACGGAAGAACAGTACCGGGCATTACAGGAGCTGGGCGCTTTTGATCTCAAAACCTCCAGCTGGATACAAACACCGTCCGCCATCCGGAAGCTGGGCGGCGCGCTTTTTTGCGACCGGCGTTATGATCATGTGTTTACGTATCACAACGGTGCCGAATCTTACTATGCGGCACGGGGCTTCCGGGGAATGCTAAGGGTATAA
- a CDS encoding VOC family protein, which yields MKKSKLLEMNNMGIVVESLDNAIAFFEEIGLKLEGRAMVEGEWAGRVTGLGNQSVEVAMMVTPDGHSRLELSRFLAPAPVADHRSAPVNTLGYLRIMFRVDHLDELLSRLKPHGAELVGEVVQYENLYRLCYIRGVEGLLIGLAEQLDQPEAADR from the coding sequence ATGAAAAAAAGCAAATTACTGGAAATGAATAATATGGGCATTGTGGTGGAATCACTGGACAATGCCATTGCCTTTTTTGAAGAAATAGGATTGAAGCTTGAAGGACGCGCGATGGTTGAGGGCGAATGGGCCGGCCGCGTAACCGGGTTGGGCAACCAGTCGGTAGAAGTGGCGATGATGGTTACCCCCGATGGTCATTCGCGGCTTGAGCTATCCCGGTTTCTTGCCCCGGCTCCAGTAGCAGATCACAGGAGTGCGCCTGTAAACACCCTGGGGTATCTCCGCATCATGTTCCGGGTAGATCATCTCGACGAATTGCTAAGCAGGCTGAAGCCGCATGGTGCTGAACTTGTTGGGGAAGTGGTGCAGTATGAAAACCTGTACCGGCTATGTTATATCCGCGGGGTGGAAGGGCTTCTTATCGGGCTGGCCGAGCAGCTTGACCAGCCGGAGGCTGCTGATCGTTAA
- a CDS encoding ArsR/SmtB family transcription factor, whose protein sequence is MNLRRDVFQAIADPTRRAILLLVAAQSMTAGAIAANFDTARPTVSKHLQILTECELLQQEQNGREMYYHFNPQKMKEVADFIEPFRKMWDDRFNKLEDVMKKYKSKK, encoded by the coding sequence ATGAATTTAAGACGCGATGTTTTCCAGGCCATAGCCGATCCTACAAGAAGGGCGATCCTGCTGCTGGTAGCAGCACAATCGATGACCGCCGGCGCCATTGCGGCCAATTTCGATACCGCCCGGCCCACGGTATCCAAACACCTGCAGATTCTTACGGAATGCGAGCTGCTGCAGCAGGAGCAGAACGGCCGCGAAATGTATTACCACTTTAATCCCCAAAAAATGAAAGAAGTAGCCGACTTTATCGAGCCGTTCCGCAAGATGTGGGACGACCGGTTCAACAAACTGGAAGACGTAATGAAAAAATACAAATCAAAAAAATAA
- a CDS encoding SRPBCC family protein yields the protein MKSIYHRLLIEAPPEKVYEALTTQEGLAGWWTPDTSARPETGSILRFAFGPGYFKEMEVAELVPFTCIKWRCLKGYEDWIGTTLSFELQPHAKGTVLLFHHDGWKDYTPEFASCSYDWALFFRSLKFLCETGKGFPYPEFNK from the coding sequence ATGAAAAGTATCTATCACCGGCTACTCATTGAGGCTCCGCCGGAAAAAGTTTATGAAGCACTGACCACACAGGAAGGGCTGGCCGGCTGGTGGACGCCGGATACCAGTGCCAGGCCGGAAACAGGCAGTATACTGCGGTTTGCATTTGGGCCTGGTTATTTTAAGGAGATGGAGGTAGCGGAACTGGTTCCCTTTACCTGCATAAAATGGCGCTGTTTAAAAGGGTATGAAGACTGGATTGGCACCACCCTGAGCTTTGAACTGCAGCCACACGCCAAAGGAACGGTGCTGCTCTTTCATCACGACGGGTGGAAGGACTATACACCGGAGTTTGCTTCCTGCAGTTACGATTGGGCACTTTTCTTCAGAAGCCTGAAATTTCTTTGCGAAACCGGGAAAGGATTCCCTTACCCGGAGTTTAATAAATAA
- a CDS encoding heparin lyase I family protein, with protein MKKRSTIGLVAIACAFALPQCKKASDAAPEPATGTSARSVTSLLFDGAASQGSANVWKDINIEGSGTVTTINDETSTLCWKFLKPSGSHRTEGHGAKNYQAQDGDEIYIGWTSKLYMPSTLQTDAVFQWKSYPTGTTANHPIMLRTKNGKLDLQYFDINHVAYVPWSVTLSTSSWLRFVLRMKLSYSASTGYIELWYNGTKQTFSNGSQRYYCRTMDADYCDPKWGVYGGDEAQVTNIVKGIRIGTSYADVAQ; from the coding sequence ATGAAAAAAAGATCAACGATTGGCCTCGTGGCCATTGCCTGCGCCTTTGCCCTGCCCCAGTGTAAAAAAGCATCCGATGCGGCACCTGAGCCCGCTACCGGCACCAGTGCCCGCTCCGTTACCTCCCTGTTGTTTGACGGTGCGGCTTCACAGGGTTCGGCCAATGTATGGAAAGACATCAACATTGAAGGTTCCGGAACCGTAACCACCATTAATGATGAAACCAGCACCCTTTGCTGGAAGTTTTTAAAACCCTCCGGCAGCCATCGCACGGAAGGGCATGGCGCCAAGAACTACCAGGCCCAGGACGGGGATGAGATCTACATCGGGTGGACGAGCAAGCTCTACATGCCCTCCACCTTACAAACCGACGCGGTATTCCAGTGGAAATCTTATCCCACCGGCACCACGGCCAACCATCCCATTATGCTGCGCACCAAAAACGGTAAGCTCGACCTGCAGTACTTCGACATCAACCATGTAGCCTATGTGCCCTGGTCGGTAACCCTTTCCACCAGCAGCTGGCTGCGGTTTGTGTTGCGCATGAAACTATCTTACAGTGCCTCCACCGGCTATATCGAACTATGGTACAACGGCACCAAGCAAACCTTTTCAAACGGCAGCCAGCGCTATTATTGCCGCACGATGGATGCGGACTACTGCGATCCCAAATGGGGCGTGTACGGCGGAGATGAAGCCCAGGTTACAAATATCGTTAAAGGCATCCGCATTGGCACCAGCTATGCCGATGTAGCGCAGTAG
- a CDS encoding RHS repeat domain-containing protein: protein MMKTRIFFLMLLLSLEAAAQDEVQLANLPKVVPASPTAANLGMYKQEDVSYYTGTPNINIPLFAINTGHLNLPISLSYHANGIKVEEMSSIVGLGWNLNAGGSITRSINGSDDLFDYTGGAANYISQTVKLRDVFNNQSTTQSKEIMARIAAKQYDGQPDVFYINCNGLSGKFFYNQDKGGFIFSPNQNVKISYDNHEQSFTLTNTSGIEYTFDVAEVNTQDLSTGGVVPVTTAWFLSKIKDLKSQEELLIAYEPVSYNFETLGVETKGEQFDYFGTDPQHVLPDNITMRVAPYNSNRMSTFRVKRIDFKNGYLLFNKSTSSRYDIVNDYSLNSIEVYSGQTKIRKIDFYQSYFKSDDVTDVSSPSARTKIRLKLDSLKIWDGSNVNSFQPYKFKYYGNGAIVDRLSRAQDYWGYYNYSNGQTMLPPVQYEYWPMPGNDRNANPSFTGTISEISYPTGGFTSFEFEGNQIAAPANPAEPSNLDYMAELLAGIEWSTTYSNGQSQIIIHKSYFEKQIGFDSSQSITVNGDVPALYLYVRPQSPSEIENFRWNADPNGYYPNEILKPEVKFFNVNNPGTNLLSSAVPDNAQGDGWYRLTNVPAGVYKMMVDYSEIVNNGFALAAYCELYSMYNTAIRIPFLGSNPTTPVWQNKYVGGLRIKQILDYPSASSAPLITKFTYNSDQGLSTGAIQFVPQFYYKAAYFDPPMGGSGGFQDFFTYLKRFSMPNVPMAYTQGSHIGYQRVTVEQVNSSSTESQRKIYFFSTFNNYPDDIRNSYPFCRGTNFDWKRGLLESELTFKKEGNYFKLVNQKDYEYKTVMPASSNATKSIGVDAGFMFGDEYVLDVRPDPALRAQYPIVADSYEVISEDFSLAKKTEITFDDNSRQVISSKEYFYDIPALLVPTRVRTKNSKNDSIDVVSKYPLTYNPTAADNAGIKGLVDNNIYTPIEQYEVNLNKNTVAPGQVTYYNGNLNPKEIWALQPINPIPKSNFLESKLVNNVLQTDPNYGQRLKFNLYDAYGNVLEQQKSYDGKEVFLWGYNNQYPVAKIVGSDFATVDLVVDIDLLNNPVSTEAQIRAELNKLRTDSRTKNALVTSYTYRPLIGVTSETDPSGKITFYEYDGLGRLSFIKDEKGNILKTICYNYAGQVVNCNQ, encoded by the coding sequence ATGATGAAAACACGTATATTTTTTCTGATGCTATTACTGTCGTTGGAGGCAGCAGCACAAGATGAAGTCCAGTTGGCAAATCTTCCAAAAGTTGTTCCGGCTTCGCCCACAGCAGCAAACCTCGGAATGTATAAGCAGGAGGATGTTAGCTATTATACGGGTACTCCAAATATTAATATTCCTCTTTTTGCCATTAATACTGGACACTTGAATTTACCGATTAGTTTGTCTTATCATGCAAATGGAATTAAAGTAGAAGAGATGTCGTCTATTGTTGGTTTGGGGTGGAATTTAAATGCAGGAGGGTCAATAACCCGATCTATTAATGGTTCAGATGATTTGTTTGATTATACTGGAGGGGCGGCTAATTATATAAGCCAGACCGTGAAGCTGCGGGATGTCTTCAATAATCAATCTACTACTCAAAGTAAGGAGATTATGGCCCGGATTGCTGCAAAACAATATGACGGGCAACCGGATGTGTTTTATATCAATTGCAACGGTTTAAGTGGAAAGTTTTTTTATAATCAGGATAAGGGTGGATTCATTTTTAGCCCCAATCAGAATGTAAAAATTTCCTATGATAACCATGAACAAAGTTTCACTCTCACAAATACATCTGGGATCGAATATACATTTGATGTAGCAGAAGTAAATACTCAGGATTTAAGTACCGGGGGTGTTGTCCCTGTTACCACTGCATGGTTTCTGTCAAAAATTAAGGATTTAAAGTCTCAAGAGGAATTATTAATTGCTTATGAGCCGGTGAGCTATAATTTTGAAACCCTGGGCGTTGAAACGAAGGGAGAACAGTTTGATTACTTTGGAACGGATCCGCAGCATGTATTGCCGGACAACATTACGATGCGGGTGGCACCATATAACTCAAACAGAATGTCGACTTTCAGAGTAAAGAGGATAGACTTTAAGAACGGGTATCTTTTGTTTAATAAATCGACCTCATCTAGATATGATATAGTCAATGACTATAGTTTAAATTCAATAGAGGTTTATAGTGGTCAGACTAAAATAAGAAAGATTGATTTTTATCAGTCTTATTTTAAGAGTGACGATGTAACGGATGTATCTAGTCCATCAGCACGTACTAAAATCAGACTGAAACTCGATAGTTTAAAAATCTGGGATGGGAGTAACGTCAATAGCTTCCAGCCATATAAGTTTAAGTATTATGGTAATGGGGCGATTGTTGATCGTTTGTCCCGGGCGCAGGACTATTGGGGCTATTATAACTATAGTAACGGGCAGACGATGCTTCCACCGGTTCAATATGAATATTGGCCCATGCCTGGTAACGACAGGAATGCAAATCCCAGTTTCACCGGTACAATTAGTGAGATTTCTTACCCAACAGGAGGCTTTACAAGTTTTGAGTTTGAGGGAAACCAGATTGCTGCACCTGCTAATCCAGCGGAGCCGTCTAATTTAGATTATATGGCAGAACTCCTTGCGGGCATTGAATGGTCAACTACCTATAGTAATGGTCAAAGCCAAATAATAATACACAAATCTTATTTTGAAAAGCAGATTGGTTTTGATAGCAGTCAAAGCATAACGGTGAATGGCGATGTGCCTGCTTTATATTTGTATGTCCGCCCACAGAGCCCTTCGGAAATAGAAAATTTTAGATGGAATGCGGATCCTAACGGCTATTATCCTAATGAAATATTAAAACCTGAAGTAAAATTTTTTAATGTAAACAACCCAGGCACTAATCTTTTGAGCAGTGCTGTGCCTGATAATGCTCAGGGAGATGGGTGGTACAGGCTTACTAACGTTCCGGCGGGTGTATATAAGATGATGGTCGATTATTCTGAAATCGTTAACAATGGTTTTGCCTTGGCTGCGTATTGTGAATTGTATTCAATGTATAATACGGCAATACGAATTCCTTTCCTGGGTTCTAATCCAACAACACCCGTGTGGCAGAACAAATATGTTGGGGGGCTTCGGATAAAGCAAATTTTGGATTACCCGTCGGCGAGTAGTGCTCCATTAATCACAAAATTTACCTATAATTCAGATCAAGGGCTTTCCACTGGAGCTATCCAGTTTGTTCCTCAATTCTATTACAAAGCAGCTTATTTTGATCCTCCCATGGGTGGATCGGGTGGGTTTCAGGACTTCTTTACCTACCTAAAGCGCTTTTCTATGCCAAATGTGCCGATGGCTTATACGCAGGGAAGTCATATTGGGTATCAAAGAGTGACTGTAGAGCAGGTCAATTCCAGTTCTACTGAAAGCCAAAGAAAGATATACTTTTTTTCTACATTCAATAACTATCCCGATGATATACGCAATAGTTATCCTTTTTGCAGGGGGACAAATTTCGATTGGAAACGAGGGTTACTCGAATCCGAATTGACGTTTAAAAAAGAGGGAAACTATTTTAAGCTGGTAAATCAAAAAGATTACGAATATAAAACGGTAATGCCTGCAAGCTCAAATGCAACCAAATCCATAGGCGTTGATGCCGGATTTATGTTTGGCGACGAATATGTGTTGGATGTGCGACCAGACCCAGCATTGCGGGCTCAGTATCCAATCGTTGCTGATAGTTATGAGGTGATTTCGGAGGATTTTAGCCTGGCAAAAAAGACAGAGATCACATTCGATGATAATAGCAGGCAGGTAATATCTTCAAAAGAATATTTTTATGACATTCCTGCACTGTTGGTTCCAACCAGAGTAAGGACTAAAAATAGTAAGAATGATAGTATAGATGTTGTATCGAAGTATCCGCTAACTTACAACCCGACTGCAGCCGATAATGCTGGAATCAAAGGCCTGGTGGACAACAATATTTATACACCGATTGAGCAATATGAAGTAAATCTGAATAAAAATACGGTTGCACCTGGACAGGTTACCTATTATAATGGAAATCTGAACCCTAAAGAAATTTGGGCACTGCAGCCAATCAATCCGATTCCGAAAAGTAATTTTTTGGAAAGCAAATTAGTAAATAATGTTCTTCAGACAGATCCTAACTATGGGCAACGATTGAAGTTTAATTTATATGATGCTTATGGTAATGTTTTAGAACAGCAAAAGAGTTATGATGGAAAGGAAGTCTTCTTATGGGGATATAACAACCAGTATCCTGTGGCCAAAATCGTTGGCAGCGATTTCGCAACTGTGGATTTGGTGGTAGACATAGATTTATTAAACAACCCAGTTAGTACTGAGGCCCAGATCCGTGCCGAACTGAATAAGCTTCGCACCGACAGCCGTACTAAAAATGCACTAGTAACAAGTTATACCTATAGACCTTTAATTGGTGTTACTTCGGAAACTGATCCTTCAGGGAAGATTACTTTTTATGAGTATGACGGATTGGGCCGCCTGAGTTTTATAAAGGATGAAAAGGGCAATATCCTAAAGACAATCTGTTATAACTATGCGGGTCAGGTGGTGAATTGTAACCAGTAA
- a CDS encoding SRPBCC family protein, which translates to MERKTKINAEDGRQDLVITREFDLPVDLLFRAYAEPGLVEQWMGTKVLKLENKQHGGYQFETSNAEGTVVFRANGAIHEFVPEKRITRTFEMENAPFGIQLEFLQFEPLSEDTSRLIMQVVYRSEKHRAEQLKLPFSYGINMAHDRLEQILSKLK; encoded by the coding sequence ATGGAACGGAAAACAAAAATCAACGCCGAAGACGGGCGGCAGGACCTCGTGATCACCAGGGAATTTGACCTCCCGGTAGACCTGTTGTTCAGGGCCTATGCAGAGCCCGGATTGGTAGAACAATGGATGGGCACCAAAGTGCTGAAACTGGAAAACAAACAGCATGGCGGCTACCAGTTTGAAACCAGCAATGCAGAAGGAACCGTGGTCTTTCGCGCCAATGGTGCCATTCATGAGTTTGTACCGGAAAAGCGCATCACCCGCACTTTTGAAATGGAAAACGCGCCCTTTGGTATCCAGCTGGAGTTTCTGCAATTTGAGCCTTTATCGGAAGATACCAGCCGGCTCATTATGCAGGTGGTGTACCGGTCGGAAAAACACCGGGCCGAGCAACTGAAACTGCCCTTTTCCTATGGCATCAATATGGCGCACGACCGCCTGGAGCAAATCCTGAGTAAGTTAAAATAA
- a CDS encoding pentapeptide repeat-containing protein, producing the protein MKVFCHDDRIIEVPYDSLTGVSLDNLNLHRAQLESIDLSNSSFENANLRGLFYLDRR; encoded by the coding sequence ATGAAAGTTTTTTGTCATGACGATCGAATCATTGAGGTACCTTATGATAGTTTAACGGGGGTATCACTTGATAATTTAAATCTGCATCGTGCACAACTCGAGAGTATTGATCTTTCAAACTCTAGCTTTGAAAATGCCAATCTAAGGGGGCTTTTCTATTTAGATCGAAGATGA